The genomic DNA TGATGTCGCAGGCGCCCCCTGCTCGTGCGTCGGTGACCACGATGGCGTTCTCACCGACCGGCGAGAGCCTTGCGTTCGGAAGCCGCGATGACAGCCTGCACCTCTGGCGCATCGGCGATGCCGATGCGGTGAGGCGCTCTGAGGGGGGAGCGCTGGTGACGTGGGTGCGACGTCGAACGGGGGCCCCGTGGCGTCTTCTCTCCCTGGGTTGCAAGGGCACGGTCAACCTCTACGACCCTGTGAGCTTGCGCCGGGACGACTGGATCACCCAGCCGGGTGCGCTGGGTGCGGTGACCTCGTCTGGGCTGCTCGTCACGGCGGAGGGCGACCTGGCTGATCGCATCCGCGTGTTTCCGCTGGGGGCGGAGGTCCCCGCAGATCGGGCGATCACCCTCCCGCGTTTCGTGGGCCTCTCGGGTCGTCTGAGCGGCCTGCTGGCGAACGCCGACGCCACGACGATGGTTCTGGGGGGGACCATCTCGAACGGGGTGGGGGCACCGAGCGACGGGTTTGTCTTGTTCTGGAACCGCAACGCGTCTGAGCGTCCCGTGCTGCGGCAGGTCGATTCGGCCGTTCTCGCCCTGGCCGTCACGTCTGACGGCAGCCGGGTCGCCGCCGTCGGATACGAGGGGAGCGGCGATCTGGTCGTGGGAAGGGCGCGCGTGTTCGATTCAGAGAAGGCGAACGAGGTTCTCGCCCTGCCGCCACAGCCCAAGGCACTCACGTGCGCGGCGTTCCGCCCGTCGAGCACCTGCCTCGCGGTTGGTGGCGCCGACGGGGTGGTCCGGTTCTTCGACGCCGCGGGCGGGCGCCTGCGCGCCTGGGTGAAGAATGGGGCGCCTGTTTCCGCGCTGGCGTTCAATGCCCCGGGCGACCGACTTGCCGTCGGAGGAGAGGACGGGAGCGTGCGCCTCTACGACGTCACCCCCGTCGTGCCGTAGCGCGGCCCGGCCTCACCCCTCGCTGGAGGCGGGCCGGGCGCGGCTTGCCGCCCACTGGCGCAGGGTGTCGATCTCCTCGTGCATGGTCTGTGACAAGGGAACCGACTGCGTGGCGGCGCGCGCCAGGTCGTCGGCCACGATGTCGCGTCGATGGTCGAATGCCTCGTACAAGGCGGCGATGACCACCTGCTCGATCTCAGAGCCGCTGTATCCCTCAGTGACCGCCACCAGGCGATCGAGATCGAGGTGATCGGCGTTGCGGCCCCGGTTGCGCAGGTGGATGCGCAAGATCTCGCGTCGCTCGGCGGCTGAGGGGAGGTCGACGAAGAAGATCTCGTCGAGGCGCCCTTTTCGCAGCAGTTCCGGGGGCAGTGTGGCGATGTTGTTGGCGGTGGCGATGACGAAGACCGGTGCGGTCTTCTCCTGGAGCCAGGTGAGGAAGGTGGCGAACACCCGCGACGACGCGCCGGCGTCGCTCTCACCGCCGCGGGTTCCGGCGAAGGCCTTCTCGATCTCGTCGATCCAGAGGATGGCGGGCGCCACCGACTCGGCGGTGGCGATGGCGCGACGCATGTTCTCTTCCGAGGAGCCCACGAACGACGAGAAGATGCGTCCCATGTCGAGGCGCAGCAAGGGCAGGTTCCACACCTGGCTGATGGCCTTCGCACAGAGGCTCTTGCCGCACCCTTGAACCCCGAGAAGCAGCAGCCCGCGCGGGGGAGGAAGGCCGAACGCGCGCGCTTCCTCGGTGAAGGCCACCGATCGCTTGCGCACCCATTCCTTCAGGCTGGTCAGGCCTCCCACGTCGTGCAGGTTCTGCTGGGCCTCGAAGTACTCGAGGATGCCGCTCTTGCGGATCGCGCGCTTCTTCTCGGCGAGGATGAGCCCCACCTCGGCCGCGGTGAGGCGTCCTCGCTCGATGAGGGCGCGGGCGAAGGCGTTCTCGGCTTCCTTGAGGGTGAGCCCCAGAGCGGCCTTGAGCAGCGTCTCGCGATCGGCACCCTCGAGCGCCACGTCGTGACGTCCGGCCTTCGACACCTGCGCCGCGATGCCGTCGAGCAACCCGCCCAGCTCCTTCGGGCCGGGCAGGCGCAGCTCGAGCACGGTGAGGTCTTTTTCGAGCTCAGGGGGAATGGTGGCGGCGTGAGACACGAGCACCAGGGTCTTGGGGCTCGACTTGAGATGCAGGGCCAGCTCTCTGAGCTTTCGCACCACGGCGTGCTGGGTGAAGAGCGGGTGCAGATCCTTGAACAGG from Pseudomonadota bacterium includes the following:
- a CDS encoding AAA family ATPase — protein: MSTPPTTAPEPSSPADVETELETLIRARYPIIYVTSFEEERVEDALAEVARRRGKRLCCWSAVRGLHDASETLMGKRSFAPTTTDVMVAFDEVARIAEPTVFLFKDLHPLFTQHAVVRKLRELALHLKSSPKTLVLVSHAATIPPELEKDLTVLELRLPGPKELGGLLDGIAAQVSKAGRHDVALEGADRETLLKAALGLTLKEAENAFARALIERGRLTAAEVGLILAEKKRAIRKSGILEYFEAQQNLHDVGGLTSLKEWVRKRSVAFTEEARAFGLPPPRGLLLLGVQGCGKSLCAKAISQVWNLPLLRLDMGRIFSSFVGSSEENMRRAIATAESVAPAILWIDEIEKAFAGTRGGESDAGASSRVFATFLTWLQEKTAPVFVIATANNIATLPPELLRKGRLDEIFFVDLPSAAERREILRIHLRNRGRNADHLDLDRLVAVTEGYSGSEIEQVVIAALYEAFDHRRDIVADDLARAATQSVPLSQTMHEEIDTLRQWAASRARPASSEG